From the genome of Nocardia sp. NBC_01503, one region includes:
- a CDS encoding DUF6529 family protein — MTPTSDPRNASDPQGSVPTVIRGAVQPASGSPQRTALTIALIVLAGAAVSVLLGVYGSTHPARGYAVSLAGFSSPGAVKAWLATVVVLLAVGQDISAMAMYGVLPKVRPGRWAAQWHVWSGRLAVLVSIPVAVHCLYAFGFEATDRRVLAHSLLGCAVYGIFVAKMLLLTRKGLPRWVIPVMGGVLFTGFVALWFTSAVWYFRTRGFAP; from the coding sequence ATGACACCGACTTCTGACCCCCGCAATGCCTCGGACCCGCAGGGCTCCGTGCCGACGGTCATCCGGGGTGCGGTCCAGCCCGCCTCCGGCTCGCCCCAGCGCACCGCGCTGACCATCGCGCTGATCGTGCTCGCGGGCGCCGCGGTCTCGGTGCTGCTCGGCGTCTACGGCTCCACCCACCCCGCGCGCGGCTACGCCGTGAGCCTGGCCGGATTCTCCAGCCCGGGTGCGGTCAAAGCGTGGCTGGCGACCGTCGTGGTGCTGCTCGCGGTCGGCCAGGACATCAGCGCGATGGCCATGTACGGCGTCCTGCCCAAGGTCAGGCCCGGCCGATGGGCCGCACAGTGGCATGTCTGGTCGGGTCGGCTCGCGGTGCTGGTGAGTATTCCGGTCGCCGTGCACTGCCTGTACGCCTTCGGTTTCGAGGCCACCGACCGGCGCGTGCTAGCGCATTCGCTGCTCGGCTGCGCCGTCTACGGCATCTTCGTCGCCAAGATGCTGCTCCTGACTCGAAAAGGGTTGCCCCGCTGGGTGATTCCGGTAATGGGCGGAGTCCTGTTCACCGGTTTCGTCGCACTCTGGTTCACCTCGGCGGTCTGGTATTTCCGGACTCGGGGGTTTGCCCCGTAA
- a CDS encoding alpha/beta fold hydrolase: MAKFSSWDGLELNYRVWEGEGVPVVLQHGIVADTNANWMSVGVVAALQQAGHQVISLDARGHGRSEKPHDAERYSWRAMADDVRALYDHLGLDEVVQVGYSMGGVISILVAQSDERVRRLVVGGIGSGVVDCGGIDWRVIDAEDIVTAMRGDGSGTAEQAKMFRILADVLGADREAIASVAAGLSEAPIKTVADIEVPTLVLAGDADPFAAEPERLAAAFPNGSLAVVPGDHLVATTHPKFAAALVDFLA, encoded by the coding sequence ATGGCGAAGTTCAGCAGCTGGGATGGCTTGGAGCTCAACTACCGGGTGTGGGAGGGCGAGGGTGTGCCCGTGGTGCTGCAGCACGGGATTGTCGCCGATACCAATGCGAATTGGATGAGTGTGGGGGTGGTCGCGGCGCTGCAACAGGCTGGGCACCAGGTGATTTCGCTGGACGCTCGGGGGCATGGACGGTCGGAGAAGCCGCATGACGCGGAGCGGTATTCCTGGCGGGCCATGGCCGATGATGTGCGAGCGCTGTACGACCATCTGGGGCTGGATGAGGTTGTCCAGGTGGGGTATTCGATGGGCGGGGTGATCTCGATCCTCGTCGCGCAGTCCGATGAGCGGGTACGCCGACTCGTGGTGGGCGGGATCGGATCCGGGGTGGTGGATTGCGGGGGAATCGACTGGCGGGTGATCGACGCCGAGGACATCGTCACCGCGATGCGCGGTGACGGATCGGGAACCGCGGAGCAGGCCAAGATGTTTCGGATACTCGCCGATGTGCTCGGCGCCGATCGCGAGGCCATTGCCTCGGTCGCGGCCGGGCTGAGCGAAGCGCCGATCAAGACGGTCGCCGATATCGAGGTGCCGACGCTGGTGCTGGCGGGCGATGCCGACCCGTTCGCGGCCGAGCCCGAGCGGCTGGCGGCGGCCTTCCCGAACGGGAGCCTGGCCGTGGTGCCGGGTGATCACCTGGTGGCCACCACGCACCCGAAGTTCGCCGCCGCGCTGGTGGACTTCCTGGCCTGA
- a CDS encoding SDR family oxidoreductase: MTRQRILITGASSGLGAGMAREFARKGRDLALCARRIENLEALRSELLAAHPGITVAVRGLDVDDHTTVPEVFEELRAELGGLDRVIVNAGIGKGARIGTGRADANLATATTNFVSALAQAEAAMGIFRQQQTGHLVLISSMSAVRGLPGKKAAYAASKAGVTALGEGLAIELRGTPIKVTTVQPGYIATDMSGRAGDTKLLAPLDKGVASMVAAIEREGVRASVPEWPWRVLGAVMPLLPRGIMARMS, translated from the coding sequence ATGACGCGGCAGAGGATTCTCATCACCGGTGCGAGCTCCGGATTGGGCGCGGGTATGGCCCGCGAATTCGCCCGGAAGGGGCGCGATCTGGCGCTCTGCGCCCGGCGCATCGAGAACCTGGAGGCATTGCGCTCCGAACTGCTCGCCGCCCACCCGGGTATCACGGTGGCGGTGCGCGGATTGGATGTGGACGACCACACCACCGTACCCGAGGTCTTCGAGGAGCTGCGCGCGGAGCTGGGCGGCCTGGATCGGGTCATCGTCAATGCCGGTATCGGCAAGGGCGCGCGCATCGGCACCGGCCGCGCGGATGCCAATCTGGCCACCGCCACCACCAATTTCGTGAGTGCGCTGGCGCAGGCCGAGGCCGCGATGGGCATCTTCCGGCAGCAGCAGACCGGACATCTGGTGCTCATCTCGTCGATGAGCGCGGTGCGCGGGCTCCCCGGTAAGAAGGCGGCGTACGCGGCCAGCAAGGCCGGGGTCACGGCGCTGGGCGAGGGCCTGGCCATCGAATTGCGGGGTACGCCGATCAAGGTCACCACGGTGCAGCCGGGCTATATCGCCACCGATATGTCCGGCCGCGCCGGGGACACCAAACTTCTCGCGCCCCTGGACAAGGGCGTCGCGTCCATGGTCGCGGCCATCGAGCGCGAGGGTGTGCGCGCCTCGGTGCCGGAGTGGCCGTGGCGGGTGCTGGGCGCGGTCATGCCGCTGCTGCCGCGCGGCATCATGGCGCGCATGTCCTGA
- a CDS encoding sigma-70 family RNA polymerase sigma factor, whose amino-acid sequence MRRLHPLPDGRPPGPSTCATHCARLCTDSGLSAVLTADKALLHWRAMRRLGDTGLAEHAVQETLLRAWKACASYDPSRGSVRTWLLTIERNILTDIARVRAARPGDAHWDEIGEVAEGHCAGPDFTDGLADGLLVAELLAQLPGPQRDAVVQVILRDRAYQDVAADLGIPVGTVKTRVHYALRSLRRLPVSA is encoded by the coding sequence ATGAGACGACTTCACCCCCTCCCGGACGGACGTCCTCCCGGTCCCTCCACCTGTGCCACCCACTGCGCCCGGCTCTGCACCGACTCCGGCCTCTCCGCCGTTCTCACCGCCGACAAGGCGCTGCTGCACTGGCGGGCCATGCGCCGGCTCGGCGATACCGGCCTCGCCGAACACGCCGTCCAGGAGACGCTGCTGCGCGCCTGGAAAGCCTGCGCCAGCTACGACCCGAGCCGGGGGAGTGTGCGCACCTGGCTGCTCACCATCGAACGCAATATCCTCACCGATATCGCCCGGGTGCGCGCCGCCCGCCCCGGTGACGCGCACTGGGACGAAATCGGCGAGGTCGCCGAGGGGCATTGCGCCGGACCGGATTTCACCGATGGACTCGCGGACGGCCTACTGGTCGCCGAACTCCTGGCACAGCTGCCCGGACCGCAGCGCGATGCCGTCGTCCAGGTCATCCTGCGTGATCGCGCCTATCAGGATGTCGCCGCCGACCTGGGCATTCCGGTCGGCACCGTGAAGACCCGCGTGCACTACGCCCTGCGCTCGCTGCGGCGACTGCCCGTCAGCGCCTGA
- a CDS encoding QcrA and Rieske domain-containing protein translates to MTEQIPAPGAFRMDRRTALAATGVAATALTAVACSGYGNTEKAAASTNGVQDKKQDGGTELAKTSEVPVGGGVIKGDTVITQATAGTFAGFSSTCTHLGCKVNEVSDGVIKCPCHGSKFNLDGSVAGGPAPRPLDARAVHVDGDSVVSG, encoded by the coding sequence ATGACCGAACAGATTCCGGCCCCCGGTGCGTTCCGGATGGACCGGCGTACCGCACTCGCCGCCACCGGTGTGGCGGCCACCGCCCTGACCGCCGTCGCCTGCAGCGGCTACGGCAATACCGAGAAGGCCGCGGCCTCCACCAATGGCGTCCAGGACAAGAAACAGGACGGCGGCACCGAACTCGCCAAGACCTCGGAGGTGCCGGTCGGCGGCGGTGTCATCAAGGGCGACACCGTCATCACCCAGGCCACCGCGGGGACGTTCGCCGGATTCTCGTCCACCTGCACCCATTTGGGCTGCAAGGTGAACGAGGTCAGCGACGGAGTCATCAAATGCCCCTGTCACGGCAGCAAATTCAATCTCGACGGCAGTGTTGCCGGAGGCCCCGCACCCCGTCCGCTGGATGCCCGCGCGGTGCATGTCGACGGTGATTCTGTCGTGTCGGGCTAA
- a CDS encoding N-acetylmuramoyl-L-alanine amidase, which yields MKPSMVKAGIFTAVTAAAFSTVAGLIPATALASPELPQLPQRLAGKTIFLDPGHQGPNHSQDVAKQVDDGRGGTKACQTTGMTSVHGVPEHTINWDVSQLVRTSLEGLGARVVMSRPDDTGWGGCVDERARAANQSGADIAVSIHADSAPADARGFHLIVPQLPIPDAKANEVQSVAGLAASKAMRDAYIQAGFPAAAYNGAVEGLQPRADIAGPALTQVPDVFLEMGNGANAEDAALLETQEGQLRHAVTITTGVVSYLLGMAVPPSNAAEQAGGPAIAPPVQPAQFQTPPAGTEPQTEPGGTTAQPQAVPQGGPGQTAPQGGAQSPGAMPGGVPEPQGAAPAVGPQAGAPADQVAPQGAAPAPQQAVPGATQPGAPESQTLPQNGGAAVDPKAQGGAQTDPKTQPAPGRSDQPGADFRPELLIPQLSDLLRPQVAQPGQAEPGTAAAPEASQPAAPGPVQPGKTQPASDSRVLPATIPGASDLPGGIHPIAAPIAPKSPPVAAPQLPGAGTQSNPGIRTSPGTLPNPGTQSPSTTDKSSKTGEVLDIESMSTLVQSAVKMMGPLAKMLMGQNGVASDLVNLAYSLVSVLSSTILTAPAK from the coding sequence ATGAAGCCGAGCATGGTCAAGGCCGGTATCTTCACCGCCGTCACGGCCGCGGCATTCTCTACAGTGGCCGGGCTCATCCCGGCTACCGCCCTAGCTTCGCCCGAATTGCCCCAACTGCCACAAAGGCTCGCCGGGAAGACGATCTTCCTGGACCCCGGCCACCAGGGGCCCAATCACAGTCAGGACGTCGCCAAACAGGTCGATGACGGCCGCGGCGGCACCAAGGCATGCCAGACCACCGGCATGACGAGCGTGCACGGCGTTCCGGAACACACCATCAACTGGGATGTGTCGCAATTGGTGCGCACCTCCCTCGAGGGTCTCGGCGCGCGGGTCGTCATGAGCCGCCCCGATGACACCGGCTGGGGCGGTTGCGTCGACGAACGCGCCCGCGCCGCCAACCAATCCGGTGCCGACATCGCCGTCAGCATCCACGCCGACAGTGCGCCCGCGGATGCCCGCGGTTTCCACCTCATCGTGCCGCAGCTGCCGATCCCGGACGCCAAAGCCAATGAGGTGCAATCCGTCGCGGGCCTGGCCGCCAGTAAGGCCATGCGGGACGCCTACATTCAGGCCGGATTCCCGGCCGCCGCGTACAACGGGGCGGTCGAAGGACTCCAGCCGCGCGCCGATATCGCCGGACCCGCGCTGACGCAGGTCCCCGATGTCTTCCTCGAAATGGGCAATGGGGCCAATGCCGAGGACGCCGCGCTGCTGGAGACGCAGGAGGGCCAGCTGCGGCACGCGGTCACCATCACCACCGGTGTGGTGTCGTATCTGCTCGGTATGGCGGTGCCGCCGAGCAATGCCGCCGAGCAGGCGGGTGGACCCGCGATCGCACCGCCGGTACAGCCCGCGCAGTTCCAGACGCCGCCCGCCGGCACCGAACCGCAGACCGAACCGGGCGGGACAACCGCTCAGCCGCAAGCGGTTCCGCAGGGCGGACCGGGTCAGACCGCACCGCAGGGTGGCGCGCAGTCTCCGGGCGCGATGCCGGGCGGTGTCCCCGAACCGCAGGGCGCTGCTCCCGCGGTCGGCCCGCAGGCCGGTGCGCCCGCCGATCAGGTGGCTCCGCAGGGTGCCGCGCCCGCACCGCAGCAGGCGGTTCCGGGTGCCACGCAGCCGGGAGCGCCGGAATCGCAGACGCTGCCGCAGAACGGTGGCGCGGCGGTCGATCCCAAGGCGCAGGGTGGTGCCCAGACCGATCCGAAGACGCAGCCCGCTCCGGGGCGGTCCGACCAGCCGGGTGCGGACTTCAGGCCGGAGCTGCTGATCCCGCAACTGAGTGACCTGCTGCGGCCACAGGTGGCGCAGCCGGGGCAGGCCGAGCCGGGCACGGCGGCCGCGCCCGAGGCGTCACAACCGGCGGCGCCCGGACCGGTCCAGCCCGGAAAGACGCAACCCGCCTCGGACAGCCGGGTGCTGCCCGCGACGATTCCGGGTGCGAGCGACCTGCCCGGTGGGATTCATCCCATCGCGGCGCCGATCGCACCGAAGTCACCGCCGGTGGCCGCGCCGCAGCTCCCCGGTGCGGGAACGCAATCCAATCCGGGAATCCGGACCAGCCCCGGGACACTGCCGAATCCGGGTACGCAGTCACCCTCGACCACCGATAAGAGCTCCAAGACCGGTGAGGTCCTGGATATCGAGTCGATGAGCACGCTGGTGCAGTCGGCCGTCAAGATGATGGGTCCGCTGGCCAAGATGCTCATGGGTCAGAACGGGGTGGCCTCGGACCTGGTCAACCTGGCGTACAGCCTGGTGTCGGTGCTGAGCTCGACCATCTTGACCGCACCGGCGAAGTAG